The genome window GGCCCGGCTCGATCGCCACCACGTTCACACCCGCCACGCGCTCCCGCGCAGGCCGTGTCCCGGCCTCACGGTTCATCCGCTCCTCGACGGCGCCCCAAAAGCTGGCCCCCGCCACGGCCAGAAGCCCCAACGTGACCGAAAGCAGGAACAGCCCCACGAGGGACCGGCGTAAGAAATTCATCAGCGTGCCTTTATCGGTGCGATCATCGGTCAGGCTAGACCTCGCCCGAGTTGGGGCAAAGCCACAAGGATGTTACGCCCCCCGTCGCGGTTTCCGTCGCACTATTTTCGACCAATGCGCAAAAAATGTGACACCCGCACAGAGGCGCAACGCCCCGGCCCGATCAGGCCGGGCTACTTCCGCCGCAGATGCTCATCTAGCCGCGGCATGATCTCCACGAAGTTGCAGGGCTTGTGCCGGTAATCGAGTTGCTTTTGCAGGATCTCGTCCCAGGCGTCCTTGCAGGCCCCGGGCGAGCCGGGCAGGGCGAAAAGATAGGTGCCCATCGCCACGCCGCCGGTGGCGCGGGATTGCACCGCAGAGGTGCCGATCTTGGCCATCGACACATGGGTAAACACCGTGCCGAACGCGTCGATCTCCTTCTCGTAGACATCGCGATGCGCTTCCACCGTCACATCCCGCCCCGTCAGCCCGGTGCCCCCGGTCGAGATCACAACGTCAATCGCCGGATCGGCGCACCACGCCCGCAGCTGCGCCGCGATCTCGGCGCGCTCGTCGGGCAAGATCTTCCGCTCCGCCAGCACGTGCCCGGCCGCCTCGATCCGCCCCGCCAGCACATCGCCCGACCGGTCCTCGGCCAGGCTGCGGCTGTCCGACACCGTCAGCACCGCGATCCGAACCGCAATGAACTCCCGCTCGCTCATGCCCGCTCCATCACCGCAAGCCGCACCGCCAAGGCCCCGAAGATCCCCGCCGTCACCCATGACAGGATGCGGGCAAAGCGCGGCGAGCGTGTCAGCGCCAGCCCCAGAGAGCCCGCGCCCAGCCCGACCGCCCCGTTGATGAGAAAGCCCCCGAAGGCCAGCACCACGCCCAGTGTCAGAAACTGCGGCAGCACCGCGCGCGACGGGTCCACGAACTGCGGCAGGAAGGCGAGGATGAACAGGATCACCTTGGGGTTGGTCACATTCACCAGCAGCGCCTGCCGAAACGCCCGGCCCGGGCTCAACGCCTTGGCCTTGCTCTGCCCCGGCCCGCCACTGCGCAGCGTGGCCACCGCCAGCCAGAGCAGATAGGCCACCCCACCCCAGCGGATCACCTCGAAGGCCCCCGGCAGCGCCGCCACCACCGCGCCAAGGCCCAGCCCGGCCGCAGCAACATTCACCATGCAGCCCGCCGATATCCCGGCATTCGCCGCCATCGCCGGTGCGCGGCCCCCCTTCAGGCCCTGCGCGAGCACAAACATCATGTCCGCCCCCGGCGTCAGGTTCAGCGCCAGCGCGGCGGGGAGAAAGGCCAGCAATGTCAGCAGCTCAACCATCAAGCCCACCCGTTCCTCGTTTCATCCCGCGCCCTCCAGCCGGGCTCGCACCGTCAGCAGGTCGGCCCAGGCAAGGCGCTTCATCTCGGTCTTTCGCAGCAGAAAGGAGGGGTGGAACATCGGCATCACGGGCACCCCGGCAAACTCGTGCCAATTGCCGCGCAGCCGGGTGATCCCCCGCTTGTCCAGAAGCGACCCGCAGGCCGGGTTGCCCATCAGCACGATCAGCTCCGGCCCGGCCAGCTCGATATGGCGCTCCACGAAGGGCCGCATCATCGCCAGCTCCTCCGCCTCCGGGTCGCGGTTCTGCGGCGGACGCCACGGCACGACGTTGGTGATGTAAAGCGCCGCCTCGGCGTCGACCGCATCCCGCGCCAGGCCGATTGCCGCAAACATCCTGTCGAGCAACTGCCCCGACCGCCCGACAAAGGGCTTGCCCTGCGCATCCTCTTCGGCGCCCGGCCCCTCGCCGATCACCATCACCCGCGCCTCGGGCCGGCCATCGGCAAACACAAAGTTACGGGCTCCGCGCTTCAGCTCGCAATGCGGAAAGGCCTCCTGCGCAGCGGCCAGCGCTTCGAGGGTCGCGGCAGCCCCCGCCGCCGCCTTCGCCTCGGCCACGGCATCCAGCTCGGGCATGACAACCGGCGCATGCTGGTCTTTGGCGGTGGTCGCGGGCTTGGCTTTCGGCTCGGGCTTCACCTCGAAGCGATCCACCGGCACATCGCCAATGGCATCCACCGCCCCCAGCTCCACCTGCCAGGCCAGCGCCGCCAGCATTGCCTCTCTGTCAAACTCCCCGTCCATGTCCAACGACTTACCCCATGTTGCCGCCCCGTGCGAGCCTGCTATACACTCCGGCAAAATCTCGGGGAAAACACATGACCTTGCGCGCCAGACACCTCCTCGGCATCGCCGCACTTGCCCCTGATGAAATCACCGCAATCCTCGATCTCGCAGAGCGTTACGCCGCGCAGAACCGCTCTGGCGACAAGCACGGCGACGCCCTGCGCGGGATGACGCAGGTGAACATGTTCTTCGAAAATTCCACCCGCACCCAGGCCAGCTTCGAGCTGGCAGGCAAGCGCCTCGGGGCGGATGTGATGAACATGGCCATGCAGGCCAGCTCGATCAAAAAGGGCGAAACCCTGCTTGATACGGCGCTGACCCTCAACGCCATGCACCCCGACCTCCTCGTCGTGCGCCACCCCCACTCCGGCGCGGTCGACCTGCTGGCGCAGAAGGTCAACTGCGCCGTGCTGAACGCCGGCGACGGGCGGCATGAGCACCCTACCCAGGCCCTGCTCGACGCGCTGACCATCCGCCGCCACAAGGGCCGCCTGCACCGGCTGACGGTGGCGATCTGCGGCGATGTCGCGCACTCCCGCGTGGCCCGCTCCAACATCCTGCTGCTGAACCGGATGGAAGCCCGCGTCCGCCTCGTCGGCCCCCCCACGCTAGTGCCCTCCGCCTTCCGCGAACTCGGCTGTGAGGTCACCCACGACATGGCCGAGGGCCTCGCCGACGCCGATGTGGTGATGATGCTCCGCCTCCAGCGCGAGCGCATGGACGGCGGCTTCATCCCCTCCGAGCGCGAGTATTTCCACCGCTACGGGCTCGACGCCGAAAAGCTCGCTCACGCCAAGCCCGACGCCATCGTCATGCACCCCGGCCCGATGAACCGCGGCGTCGAGATCGACAGCGCCACCGCCGACGACCCCACCCGCTCCGTCATCACCGAACAGGTCGAAATGGGCGTGGCGGTGCGTATGGCCGCCATGGACCTCCTCGCGCAAAACCTCCGGGCGGAGCGGGCAGCGGAGCCCGCTCGTGTCTGACCTCGCCCCCCACCTCAAGCAGACCGAAACCCTGCTCTGGGAGGGCAAACCCACCTTTACCCATGTCCTGCCCGGCGCATTCGTCTTCCTGCGCATCACCGGCTGGGTGATGTTCGCCTGCTTCCTCTTCTTCCTGCTCATCGGCATCGCCAACCTCGACGAGATGGACGGCGCCCTGCCGATCTGGATCACCTTCCTCGTCCTCTCCGGCGGCCTCTGGCTGATCTTCTCCTTCTTCGCCCCCGCCTATGCCCGCCGCCTCAACCGGGCCACCCGCTTCGGCGTCACCGAAACGCGGGCGGTGATCCTTCAGGGCGGGCGCAGGCTGGTCCGGCTCTCGATCGGCAAGACCGGTAAGATCAACCGCGTCGGCAAGGACGACGGCCCTTGGGCCGTCCATTTCCTGTTTCCCGCCGCCCGCCGCTACCGCGATGCCGACGGCCACTACCGCACCACACGCCCCGGCCCGGTTGGCTTTACGCTGCTCTCGGCCGAAGATGCCGTGATGGCCGAAACCGCGCTCACCGCTATACGGGGGAAAGGCTGATGCCAAAGGCACCACCCGGTTGGGCCGGGCTGCTCGACGACGACGAAGAAATTCTCTGGCAGGGCCGCGCCTCCGGGGCCATCACCTTTCGGGGCCGCGACATCTTCCAGAGCCTCTTCGGCCTGTTCTTCGCCGGTTTCGCGATCTTCTGGATCTCCATGGCCTCCTCCATGGGCCCCCCCCGCAACGCGCCCGCCATCTTCCACTTCTTCCCTCTCTTCGGCCTGCCCTTCCTCGCCATCGGCCTCCACCTCGCCTTCGGCAAGTACTTCTGGGATGCCTACGTGCGCCGCCACACCAACTACACGCTGACCAACCAGCGCGGCTTCATCGCCACCGAGGTCTTCGGCAACCGCAAGCTCAAGAGCTATCCGCTGACCGACAATCTCGTGCTCGAGCAGTCCGCGCGCGGCGACACGCTCTGGTTTGCCTCCGAAAACTTCACCCGTCGCAACAAGAACGGCTTGAAACGCACCTACACCCGGCGCATCGGCTTCGAGCTGATCGAAGACGGCGCGCAGGTGATGGGCCTGGCCCGCAAGGCCCTCAAGGAACACGCAAAATGACGACGACCCTCTTCACCAACGTCACCCTGATCGACCCCGAAGAGCTGACAGAGGCGCCCGGCCACCTTCTGGTCGTCGACGGGCAGATCGCAGACGTCGCCGCCGGGCCGATGGCCGCGCCCGAGGGGGCCGAGGTGGTGGATGGCGACGGCAAGTGGCTCGCGCCGGGCATCGTCGATATCGGCGTCAAGATCTGCGAGCCCGGCGAGCGCCACAAGGAGTCGTTCAAATCCGCCGGCGCGGCGGCGGCGGCGGGCGGCGTGACCACCATCATCATGCGCCCCGATACCCTGCCCGCCATCGACTCCCCCGAGACGCTCGAGTTCGTCACCCGCCGCGCCGCCGAGGCCGCCCCGGTGAACATCCGCGCCATGGCGACCCTCACCAAGAACCGCGAAGGCCGCGAAATGGCCGAGCTGGGCTTTTTGCAGGATGCCGGGGCGCTGGCCTTCTCCGATGGCGACAAGGTGGTGGCCGATACCAAGGTGCTTGCCCGCGCCCTCTCCTACGCCCGCGAACTCGACGCGCTGGTGGTCGGTCACCCGCAGGAGCCCACGCTGTCGAGGGGCGCGTCCGCCACATCCGGCAAGCTCGCAACCCTTATGGGCCTGCCCGCCGTCTCCCCCATGGCCGAGCGGATGGGGGTCGACCGCGACATCGCCATGGTCGAGATGACCGGCGCGCGCTACCACTTCGACCAGCTCTCCGCCGCCCGCGCCCTGCCGCCACTGGAGCGGGCCAAGGCCAACGGCTTCAACATCACCGCAGGCGTGTCGATCCACCACCTCACCCTCAACGTGAACGACCTCTCCGAGTATCGCACCTACTTCAAGCTGAAGCCGCCGCTGCGCGAGGAAGAAGACCGCCTGGCCATGGTCGAGGCCGTGGGCAGCGGCCTGATCGACGTGATCTCCTCCATGCACACCCCGCAGGACGAAGAGAGCAAACGCCTGCCCTTCGAAGAGGCCGCCTCCGGTGCCGTCGCGCTCGAAACTCTGCTGCCCGCCGCCATGCGCCTGCTGCACGCGGGGCTTCTGACCCTGCCGCAACTCTTCCGCGCCATGGCCCTCAACCCGGCCCGCCGCCTCGGCCTGCCGTCGGGCCGTCTCGCCAAAGGCGCCCCCGCCGATCTGGTGCTCTTCGACCCCTCCGCGCCCTTCCTGCTCGATCGGAGCAAGTTGCGCTCCAAGTCCAAGAACACCCCCTTCGACGGCGCAAGGATGGAGGGCCGGGTGCTCGGCACATGGGTCGCCGGCCAGCGGGTCTTCGCCTGAGGCGGCCCCCGTCCCGCTTCTTCGCAACCCGTGCTATGCTCCCGCCACCCAGCCCGGAGCCATGCCATGCGACTCGCCCTCTTCGCCCTTCTCATCGCCTCCCCCGCGGCGGCCCAGAGCTTTGATTGCGCCAAGGCCGAAAGCAGCGCCGAACAGCTCGTCTGCTCCAACGCCCGCCTCGGCGCGCTCGACGAGCGCATCGCCGCAACCTACGCCAGTGCCCTCGACGCCGCCCGCGGGCTCGACGCCGGCGCCGCCGAGGCCGAAACTACGCTCAAGGCCACCCAGCGCGGCTGGATCTCCGGGCGCGACGAGTGCTGGAAAACCGAGAACGTCGAAGCCTGCGTCGAACAGAGCTACCTGCGCCGCGAGGCCGAGATGGTGGCAACATGGATGCTCGCCGAGCCGACCGACACCGTCTTCTGGGCCTGCGACGGCAACTCGTCCAACGAGGTCGTGACCACCTTCTTCGACACAGAGCTGCCCTCCCTGCGCTTCGAGCGCGGCGACAGCATCGACGTGGGCACCCTCACCCCCGCCGCGTCCGGCAGCCGCTACATGGGCAGCTTCGGGCGCGAAATCTGGATCAAGGGCGACGAGGCCATGTATCGCGAGCCCGACCCGGACGGCACCGAGCTATCCTGCGTGAAGGCGCAATAGCCCCCTCAGACCCAGCCCGCCAGGCTCTCGCCCACCGCATCCGCCAGCGCCTCGATATGATCGGGCCGGTCGTTCAGGCATGGAATATAGGTAAATTCCTCGCCCCCCGCATGTTCGAAGCTCTCGCGGATCTCCCCCTCGATCTCTTCCAGCGTCTCGATGCAATCGGCGCTGAAGGCCGGAGCCACCACGGCAATCTTCTTCACTCCCGCCTTCGCCCGCGCCGCCACTTCCTCGACGGTATAGGGCCGTAGCCAGTCCTCCGGGCCAAACTGGCTCTGGAAGGTCGTAATCACCTTCTCCTCCGGCAGTCCCAGCCGATCACGCAGCAGCCGCGTCGTCTTCTGGCACTGGCAGTGGTAGGGATCACCCTCCATCAGGTAGCGTTTCGGCATCCCGTGGTAGCTGCATACCAGCAACTCCGCATCGCCCATCTTCTCGGCCACCGAGGCCGAGAGCGCGTCGATGTAGCTCTGCCGGTCGAAATAGGCCGGCACCGTCCGCACCGCCGGCTGCCACTTCTCCTTCATCAGCGCCCGAAAGAACTGGTCATTCGCCGTCGCCGTCGTCGCCCCCGCATATTGTGGGTAAAGCGGGAAAAACACGACCCGGTCACAGCCCGCCGCCACCATCTCGGCCAGCTTGCTCTCGGTCGAGGGGTTGCCGTAGCGCATGCAGAACTCGACCATCACCTGATCGCCGTATTCCTGAACCAGCCGCGCCCGCAGCGCCTCGGTCTGCGCCATGGTGATCACCATCAGCGGCGACATGTCCTTGGCCTTGTCCCAGATCAGCTCGTAGTTCTTGCCGCTGGAAAAGGGCCGCTTGGTCAGGATGATCCCCTGCAAGATCGGCTGCCACTTCCACGCCGGATAGTCGATCACCCGCTTGTCGCTGAGAAACTCGTTCAGATAGCGCCGCATGTCCCAGTAACCGGGGCTGTCGGGCGTGCCGAGGTTTGCAATCAGCACCCCGATCTTGCGGGGCTTCACGGGCGGGTGGTCTGGCGGCAGGTGGCTCACGGGCTGTCCTCGTTGCGGGCTTTTGCTAGGGATAGTGCCCCGGTGGCACGGGTCAATGCGTCACCTCTTCCCACCATCCTCGCCATGCTCCTTCGTGCCCAGCGCGTCGGCGAGCCGCGCGGTGGCCGAACCGGGGCGCAGCGGCTGGGGCTGATCGGGTCCGGGCGACCATCCGGTGAGGAAAACAGTCTCGAACCTTGCCGAAATGCGCCCGTCGCCGGTGGCAGTCGTCGCATCATGGGCCACAGCGGCCCGCAGCAGCACGCCGCGTCGGGTCGGCACCCTCAGGCGCGCCTCCATCGCGTTGGCCTCGCCCATCGCCCGCAGGTCGCGCATCAGCGCCAGCGTGTCGACATAGCTCACGTCGAGCGGCAGCGCATCGGCCACCGGCAGCACGAATCCGGCCCGTTGCAGCAGCGCGCCCAGGTCGCGGATCTCTCCCATCGGCAGAACGCGCGGGCTGAGGCCGCCGGTCTCCGCCGCCTCCGCCTCGGCCAGGGCGGTGCGCAGCCCCGCCAGCGTCTCGCCGCCCAGCATCGCCCCCATGAACAGCCCGTCCGGCACCAGCCCCCGCCGCGCCTGAACCAGTTGCCCCACCGGGTCCGAAGCCCAATGCAGCGCCATCGCGTGGATCACCAGATCATGCGCGCCCCGCCCGATATCAAGCAGCTCACCGTCCTCGATCACCCGCGCCTCGGGAAAGGCCTCGCCCCAGATTTCCGGAAAACCCGTCACCACACAGGGCGCCGTAAAGGTTCTGTTAACCTCGCTGAGTCTTTCCTTGATCTCATCAATGGCCTGCCCATGCAGAAACAGCGCATCGCGCTCTGCGCGGGCACGGTTTTGAGCAAGGGCCTTGCGGTCGGTCAATTTGGGCGGCTGGGCCATGGGCGGCTTATCAGCGAGGGCGCGGTTCGATGCAACGGCTTCTGCAGGCGATCTACCCCGATCACTGCCTATCCTGCGGCGAGGTCAGCGGTTCCGATGGCGGGCTCTGCGCGGCCTGCTGGCGTGACACCGCCTTCATCACCGGCCTCGTCTGCGACCGCTGCGGCGCGCCCCTGCCAGGTGACGAAGACGAAGACGACGTAAGCACCCCTGCCCTCACCTGCGACGATTGCCTCACCATCGCCCGCCCCTGGAGCCGGGGCCGCGCCGCGCTGCTCTATCGCGGCAACGGGCGGCGCATCGTGCTGGCGCTCAAAAGCCATGACCGCGCCGATCTGGCCCAAAGCGTCGCGCCCTGGCTCGCCCGCGCCGCCGTGCCGATCTACGAGCCCGGCATGTTGCTCGCCCCGGTGCCGCTGCACTGGTTCCGCCTCTTCCGGCGGCGCTACAACCAGTCGGCCCTTCTGGCCCGCGCCCTCGCCCGCCAGCTCGGCGCGCCCCTCTGCCCCGATCTCCTGCTGCGCGCCCGCCACACGCCCCGGCAGGAGGGCCTCGGCGCCGCGGCCCGCTTTGCCAACATGGCCGAGGCCATTCACCCCCACCCCGGTCGCCGCCACCACATGGCCGCCCGCAAGGTGCTCCTCGTCGATGATGTGCTCACCTCCGGCGCCACCCTCGCCGCCTGCGCCGAAGCCTGTCTCGGCGCGGGCGCGGCGGAGGTCCGGGTGCTGACACTGGCGCGCACGGTCAAGGACGCCTAAGTATGGTCGGAACGTCAGGAGTTCTGCCATGTCTGCCCCCATCGAGATCTACACCACGCCGATCTGCGGCTTTTGCACCGCCGCCAAGCGCCTGCTGAAGGCCAAGGGCGCCGAGTTCACCGAGATCGACCTCTTCGAGGAGCCCGGCCGCCGCTCCGAAATGATGGACCGCGCCGGAGGCCGCCACACGGTTCCGCAAATCTTCATCGGTGAAACCCACGTCGGCGGCTACGACGACCTCCACGCGCTCGACAGCGCCGGCAAGCTAGAGCCGTTGCTGGCCTGATGCGGGCCGCTCTCCTCCAGCTCACCAGCTCCGACGATCCGCTGGCCAACCTGCCGGTGGCGCTGGGCATGGTCGAGCAGGCGGTGGGCGAGGGGGCCGATCTTATCTGCACGCCCGAGGTCACGAATTGTGTCTCCGCCAGCCGGAAACGCCAGATCGAGGTACTGCGCCCCGAGGCCGAGGATCCAACCCTCGCCGCCTTCCGCGAGGCCGCCACACGCCACTCCAAATGGCTGCTGCTCGGCTCCATCGGCCTCAAGACCGACGACCCCGATGGCCGCTTCGCCAACCGCAGCTTCCTGATCGGCCCCGATGGCGAAATCGCCGCGCGCTACGACAAGATCCACATGTTCGACGTTCAGGTCTCCGAAACGGAAACCTATCGCGAGAGTGCTGGCTATCGCCCCGGAAACGTCTCTGTTCTAGCCCAAACGCCGCTTGCCGTGATCGGCCTGACCATCTGCTACGATGTCCGCTTCCCCCATCTCCACCGCGGCCTCGCCCGCGCCGGGGCGCAGATCATCACCGTGCCCGCCGCCTTCTCTCCTGGCACTGGCCCGGCCCATTGGCAGCCCCTGCTGCAAGCCCGCGCCATCGAGACCGGCTGCTACGTGCTCGCCCCCGCCCAATGCGGCACCCATTCGGCCACCGAGGGCCGCACCCGCAGCTCCCACGGCCACTCCCTCGTGGTTTCCCCCTGGGGCGAGGTGCTGGTCGACGGCGGCACCGCGCCGGGTGTGATCACAGTTGACCTGAACCTCTCAGCCGTAGACGATGCGCGGCGCAAGATCCCCGCATTGACCCACGATCGCCCCTTCGAAGGCCCCTGAATGGCAACAGAAGTTTCCGATACCCTTGCCGTCGCGCTGTTCTCCGAGCTGCTCACCGCCGAGCAGCTCGCCCGGAACCGCATGTCGAAGGCGCTGCCCAAGGGTATGGAAATCAGCCACTTCTCGGTGCTCAACCACCTCGCCCACATCAACGAAGAGCGCAGCCCGGCCCAGCTGGCCCAGGCCTTCCACCTGACCCGCGGAGCCATGACCAACACGCTGAACAAGCTCGAATGGGCCGGCTACGTGCACATCCGCCCGGATTGGGACGACGCCCGCCGCAAGATGGTCTCCATCAGCCCCTCCGGCCGGTCGGCGCGCGACGCGGCGATTGCCTCGGTCAGCCCGGTGATCGCGGCCATCGTCTCCGAGATCGGTGCCGAGAAGGTCCGCGCCATGCTCCCCGTCATGCGCGACCTGCGCCAGAAGCTCGGCGCCCGCGAGGAGCCGTAGGGCGGGACTTGTCCCGCCTTTCCAGGCGCTAGAAGCTGGTCTTGCAGGCCTGTGCCACCGGCGCCCATTTCGCCACCGGAATCCCGTTCCTCGCCAGCACCATGGTCTTTTCCACCGCCAGCCCGCTCGCATCCCGCGCCGCCCCGGCCTTCGCCGCCACCCGCTCGAGGTCGCGGATCGCCCCGCTCACCGCCCGCGCGCCATGCCGCTTCTGCAGCTCCGCCATCAGGCAGGTCCGCCCGCGCCGGTCGGCCTCGCTCCATGTGCCGCCCTTCTGGCCGATCAGGGCGTTGAACCGTGTCATCACCGCCTCGTCGGCGGCCTCATAGCGTTGCATCAGGTCGGCCGAAGCCGGTGCGGCCACCAGAAGGAGGGCTGCGATCAGGGCAAGTTTGCGCATCTTGGTAAACTCTAGGGTTTCACGCTGGCGGTGACGTAATTGACACTCAGGTCACGCTCGCTCCGGCTCCAGCTCCAGGCGATCGGATTGAAGACAAATCCCTTCCGATCCACCGGGTCAAGCCCCGCCTTGCGCAGCATCTCGTAAAGCTCGTCGGGGGTAATGAACTTGCCCCAGTCATGGGTGCCCTTCGGCAGCCACCGCATGATCCATTCCGCCCCCACGATGGCCACCGCAAAGCTCTTGGGATTGCGGTTGATGGTCGAGCAAATCATCAGCCCGCCCGGTTTGAGCAGTCTCTGACACGCCTCAAGATAGTCCGGCGGCGAGGCCACATGCTCCACCACCTCCATGTTCAGCACCACGTCAAACTGCTCGCCCGCCTCCGCCAGCGCCTCGGCGGTGGTGTGGCGATAGTCGATCTCCAGCCCCGACTGCTCGGCATGAACCTGCGCCACCGGAATGTTGCCCGCGGCGGCATCCGCGCCCACCACCTCGGCCCCCATCCGCGCCATCGGCTCGCTCAGCAGCCCGCCGCCGCAGCCGATATCCAGCAGCCGCAGCCCGGCAAAGGGGGTCGGCCCGGCACGGTCGCGGTCAAACTCGGCGGCAATCTGGTCGCAGATGTAATCCAGCCGCACCGGGTTCATCATGTGCAAGGGCTTGAACTTGCCCTCCGCATCCCACCATTCCGCCGCCATCGCCTCGAACTTGGCCACTTCCGCCGGATCTGCCGTGTCGACCGCCATCGAAAATCTCCCTCTCAACCCATGGTCCCGCGCCCCGTCAGCCTATATAGCTCAGGCATGGACAAAAACGCGGGTCATAACAGCGCATACCGCCACCTCTACCCGGCGATCTCCCCGTTCGACCAGCGGATGATCGACATGCCGGGCGGCCACTCGATCTATGTCGAGCAATGCGGCAATCCCGAGGGCATCCCGGCCGTGGTGCTCCATGGCGGCCCCGGCGGCGGCTGCTCCCCCGCGATGCGCCGCTACTTCGACCCTGACAGGTATCGCGTCGTGCTCTTCGACCAGCGCGGCTGCGGGCGCTCGCGCCCCTTCGCCTCGGTCCAGAACAACACCACGCAGGATCTCATCGCCGATATCGAGCGCATCCGCACCGCGCTGGGCATCGACCGCTGGGTGGTGTTCGGCGGAAGCTGGGGCGCCACCCTCTCGCTGCTCTATGCGCAGGCCCACCCCGAACACGCCGCCTACCTCGTCCTGCGCGGCGTCTTCCTGATGACCGGGCGCGAGCTCAAGTGGTTCTACGGCGGCGGCGCGGCCCGGTTCTTCCCCGATGTCTGGAAGCGTTTTGTCGAGCTGATCCCCGAAGCCGAACACGATGATTTCATTGCCGCCTACCACAAGCGCCTGTTCTGCGGCGACCTGATGGAAGAAACCCGCCACGCCCAGCGCTGGGCCGGATGGGAAAACGCGCTTGCCTCGATGGAAAGCGCCGGCCACATGGGGCAGGGCTCCGGCAGCTACGCCCGCGCCTTCGCCCGGATCGAAAACCACTACTTCACCCACGCGGGCTTCCTGCGCCACGACGGCCAGATCCTCACCGACATGCCCGAAATCGCCCACATCCCCGGCACCGTGGTCCAGGGCCGCTACGACATGATCTGCCCCCCCGAGGCCGCCCAGTCCCTCGTCGACCGCTGGCCCCGCGGCACCCTCAAGATGATCCCCAACGCCGGCCACGCCCTCTCCGAGCCGGGCATCTCGGCAGAACTCGTCCGCACCACCCGGGGCATTGCGAAGGCGTCGGAGCTCTACGGGTTCTAACACCCCTTGCGATTCGCGCGGCACAGGCCTATATCCCCCTCAACAGCGGCAGCGTCGGCCTCCACCCCCGACACTCCACCGGAAAATCCGACGGGCCGCAGCGCCCGTTTTTTTGTGCCCGAAAGCCACAGCCCAATGACCGACCTGATCGCCAAGACCGGAATGGACCAGCGCATGGCCGAGATCGTCTCGCCCGTGCTCGAAGACATGGGCTTCGAGCTGGTGCGTCTGCGGCTGATGGGCGGCAAAACGGCGAACCTCCAGATCATGGCCGAAAAGCCCGATGGCGGCATCGAGGTGGATGATTGCGCCCGCATCTCCACCGCCGTCTCCGCCGTGCTCGATGTCGAAGACCCGATCGAGGACGAGTATACGCTGGAGGTGAGCAGCCCCGGCATCGACCGTCCCCTGACCCGCCTCAAGGACTTCGACCGCTGGCAGGGCTACGAGGCCAAGCTCGAAACCACCGAAATGATCGACGGCCGCCGTCGCTTCAAGGGCGAGCTTCAAGGCACCGAGGGCAGCGAAGTGCTCATCGAGATCGAAGAGCACGGCGAGCCCCTTACCATCGGCCTGCAATTCGACTGGCTCTCCGACGCCAAGCTCGTGCTCACCGACGAACTCATCCGCGACGTGCTGCGCCACCGCAAGGACGCAGGCCAGGTCGACGAAACCCAATTTGACGAGGTGCAAACCCTCATGGACGGTCAGGAGGACAACTGATGGCCATTACTTCCGCAAACCAGCTCGAGCTTCTGCAAACCGCAGAGGCCGTGGCCCGCGAAAAGATGATCGACCCCGGCCTCGTGATCGAGGCCATGGAAGAGAGTCTCGCCCGTGCCGCCAAGTCGCGCTACGGCGCCGAGATGGACATTCGTGTCGCGATCGACCGCAAGACCGGCCGCGCCACCTTCACCCGCATCCGCACCGTGAAGGGCGATCCCGAGCTGGAGAACTACCAGGCCGAGATGACCGCCGAGCAGGCCGCCCAGACCATCGGCGTCAAGGGCAAGGACTTCACCGTCGTGTCCGGCATGTCGCAGCCCGAGGGCGAGGATGAAGAGCCCCGCGCCATCCGC of Oceanicola sp. 502str15 contains these proteins:
- the moaB gene encoding molybdenum cofactor biosynthesis protein B, which encodes MSEREFIAVRIAVLTVSDSRSLAEDRSGDVLAGRIEAAGHVLAERKILPDERAEIAAQLRAWCADPAIDVVISTGGTGLTGRDVTVEAHRDVYEKEIDAFGTVFTHVSMAKIGTSAVQSRATGGVAMGTYLFALPGSPGACKDAWDEILQKQLDYRHKPCNFVEIMPRLDEHLRRK
- a CDS encoding LysE family translocator, with translation MVELLTLLAFLPAALALNLTPGADMMFVLAQGLKGGRAPAMAANAGISAGCMVNVAAAGLGLGAVVAALPGAFEVIRWGGVAYLLWLAVATLRSGGPGQSKAKALSPGRAFRQALLVNVTNPKVILFILAFLPQFVDPSRAVLPQFLTLGVVLAFGGFLINGAVGLGAGSLGLALTRSPRFARILSWVTAGIFGALAVRLAVMERA
- a CDS encoding uracil-DNA glycosylase, translating into MDGEFDREAMLAALAWQVELGAVDAIGDVPVDRFEVKPEPKAKPATTAKDQHAPVVMPELDAVAEAKAAAGAAATLEALAAAQEAFPHCELKRGARNFVFADGRPEARVMVIGEGPGAEEDAQGKPFVGRSGQLLDRMFAAIGLARDAVDAEAALYITNVVPWRPPQNRDPEAEELAMMRPFVERHIELAGPELIVLMGNPACGSLLDKRGITRLRGNWHEFAGVPVMPMFHPSFLLRKTEMKRLAWADLLTVRARLEGAG
- a CDS encoding aspartate carbamoyltransferase catalytic subunit, producing MTLRARHLLGIAALAPDEITAILDLAERYAAQNRSGDKHGDALRGMTQVNMFFENSTRTQASFELAGKRLGADVMNMAMQASSIKKGETLLDTALTLNAMHPDLLVVRHPHSGAVDLLAQKVNCAVLNAGDGRHEHPTQALLDALTIRRHKGRLHRLTVAICGDVAHSRVARSNILLLNRMEARVRLVGPPTLVPSAFRELGCEVTHDMAEGLADADVVMMLRLQRERMDGGFIPSEREYFHRYGLDAEKLAHAKPDAIVMHPGPMNRGVEIDSATADDPTRSVITEQVEMGVAVRMAAMDLLAQNLRAERAAEPARV
- a CDS encoding aspartate carbamoyltransferase catalytic subunit, coding for MPKAPPGWAGLLDDDEEILWQGRASGAITFRGRDIFQSLFGLFFAGFAIFWISMASSMGPPRNAPAIFHFFPLFGLPFLAIGLHLAFGKYFWDAYVRRHTNYTLTNQRGFIATEVFGNRKLKSYPLTDNLVLEQSARGDTLWFASENFTRRNKNGLKRTYTRRIGFELIEDGAQVMGLARKALKEHAK
- the pyrC gene encoding dihydroorotase translates to MTTTLFTNVTLIDPEELTEAPGHLLVVDGQIADVAAGPMAAPEGAEVVDGDGKWLAPGIVDIGVKICEPGERHKESFKSAGAAAAAGGVTTIIMRPDTLPAIDSPETLEFVTRRAAEAAPVNIRAMATLTKNREGREMAELGFLQDAGALAFSDGDKVVADTKVLARALSYARELDALVVGHPQEPTLSRGASATSGKLATLMGLPAVSPMAERMGVDRDIAMVEMTGARYHFDQLSAARALPPLERAKANGFNITAGVSIHHLTLNVNDLSEYRTYFKLKPPLREEEDRLAMVEAVGSGLIDVISSMHTPQDEESKRLPFEEAASGAVALETLLPAAMRLLHAGLLTLPQLFRAMALNPARRLGLPSGRLAKGAPADLVLFDPSAPFLLDRSKLRSKSKNTPFDGARMEGRVLGTWVAGQRVFA
- a CDS encoding MliC family protein, whose protein sequence is MRLALFALLIASPAAAQSFDCAKAESSAEQLVCSNARLGALDERIAATYASALDAARGLDAGAAEAETTLKATQRGWISGRDECWKTENVEACVEQSYLRREAEMVATWMLAEPTDTVFWACDGNSSNEVVTTFFDTELPSLRFERGDSIDVGTLTPAASGSRYMGSFGREIWIKGDEAMYREPDPDGTELSCVKAQ